Proteins from a genomic interval of Hornefia porci:
- the miaA gene encoding tRNA (adenosine(37)-N6)-dimethylallyltransferase MiaA, with the protein MTDTDRKIIAICGPTAVGKTRFAIEAALALGGEIISCDSMQLYQYMDIGSAKPTAEEQSKVRHYLVDQIDPRESFSVARYQKLAKAAVEEVFVHGRIPIIAGGTGLYLNSLLYDMDFSAPPENDGFRDAMYALAEEQGPAVVYDRLRAADPAAADRIHPNNLKKVIRALEAAEAGNRVKDFAADPVPTKDYSPVLVGLSRDRQELYDRINRRVDVLMEQGLEQEVRGLLRMGLTGSDISMKGIGYKELIGYIQGEYDREEAVRLIKRNTRHLAKRQMTWFRRYRDMKWFNISEYESEERCIRAMNEWLREQIKS; encoded by the coding sequence ATGACTGATACAGACAGAAAAATCATCGCGATCTGCGGACCTACCGCGGTCGGCAAGACCCGGTTCGCCATTGAAGCGGCGCTGGCGCTGGGAGGTGAAATTATTTCCTGTGATTCCATGCAGCTTTATCAGTACATGGATATCGGCAGTGCCAAGCCTACTGCGGAGGAGCAGTCGAAGGTCCGTCACTATCTGGTGGATCAGATTGACCCGCGGGAAAGCTTCTCCGTCGCCCGCTATCAGAAGCTGGCGAAGGCAGCCGTCGAAGAGGTCTTTGTCCACGGAAGGATCCCGATTATCGCAGGCGGAACCGGTCTCTATCTCAATTCACTTCTGTACGATATGGATTTCAGCGCACCCCCGGAGAACGACGGGTTTCGCGACGCCATGTACGCCCTGGCGGAGGAGCAGGGCCCGGCAGTGGTCTATGACCGGCTGAGGGCGGCGGATCCGGCGGCGGCAGACAGGATCCATCCCAATAATCTGAAGAAGGTGATCCGGGCGCTCGAGGCGGCGGAGGCGGGAAACAGGGTGAAGGATTTCGCGGCGGATCCTGTTCCGACAAAGGATTATTCGCCTGTCCTCGTCGGACTGAGCCGCGACCGGCAGGAACTCTATGACCGCATCAACCGAAGGGTGGATGTGCTGATGGAGCAGGGACTGGAGCAGGAGGTCCGCGGACTTCTGCGCATGGGTCTCACAGGATCGGATATCTCCATGAAGGGCATCGGCTACAAAGAACTCATCGGATATATTCAGGGAGAATATGACCGGGAGGAGGCTGTACGGCTGATTAAACGGAACACGAGGCACCTGGCCAAGCGGCAGATGACCTGGTTCCGGCGGTACAGGGACATGAAATGGTTCAACATATCGGAATATGAAAGTGAGGAGCGCTGCATCCGCGCGATGAACGAATGGCTCAGGGAACAGATAAAATCGTAA
- a CDS encoding tyrosine-type recombinase/integrase: protein MAQGTDKIVKIHNKSDRPDNIVETENEIDEECEKLEVQMPRFLRGFFIYLRGNVLPMTRLAYLRDIRFFLKYLVRETDLTEAESIGQITLKEFDAIRAADINIYLDYCRKYRVETEKSITVYENHNKTLARKKSSVSVMFKQLYRDGLLSRNITDGFDPIRVQKADEREIKALQDDEVMIMLDAVSTGAGLTKHERSYWEKTRKRDKAILILFLTYGLRLSELQQLNVSSFNFSRGEFKIYRKRGKESIMPMNDSVTAVIHDYLNNERGEDSALAPEHRDALFLSLQGRRMTQRQIRELVKKYTSIALKTSRSAGYSPHKLRATAATSLIGRGNSIYDVAALLDHEQVTTTQLYARHKANVKRDLVHGMEWETERRETERYENGRRKTERQETEQYENGRHETEHGNGEDKNEE from the coding sequence ATGGCTCAGGGAACAGATAAAATCGTAAAAATCCATAACAAGAGCGACAGGCCGGACAATATCGTCGAGACGGAAAATGAAATCGACGAGGAGTGTGAGAAGCTGGAGGTACAGATGCCCCGGTTCCTGAGAGGCTTTTTCATCTATCTGCGCGGGAACGTGCTTCCCATGACCCGGCTCGCCTACCTCCGGGACATCCGGTTCTTTCTGAAATATCTGGTCCGGGAGACGGACCTGACCGAGGCGGAGAGTATCGGGCAGATCACGCTGAAGGAGTTTGATGCAATCCGGGCGGCGGACATCAATATTTATCTGGATTACTGCCGGAAATACAGGGTGGAGACGGAGAAGAGCATTACCGTCTATGAAAACCACAACAAAACACTGGCCCGCAAGAAATCCTCGGTTTCGGTGATGTTCAAGCAGCTGTACCGGGACGGGCTGCTTTCCCGGAATATTACCGACGGGTTCGACCCCATCCGGGTGCAGAAGGCGGACGAAAGGGAGATTAAGGCGCTGCAGGATGACGAGGTCATGATCATGCTGGATGCTGTGAGCACCGGCGCCGGCCTGACGAAGCATGAACGGTCGTACTGGGAGAAGACGAGAAAGCGGGACAAGGCGATTCTGATTCTGTTCCTGACCTACGGACTGCGTCTCTCGGAGCTTCAGCAGCTGAATGTTTCCTCCTTCAATTTCAGCCGGGGAGAGTTCAAAATCTACCGGAAGAGGGGAAAGGAATCCATCATGCCCATGAACGATTCTGTGACCGCGGTGATTCACGATTATCTGAATAACGAGCGCGGAGAAGACAGCGCTCTCGCGCCGGAGCACCGGGACGCGCTGTTTCTGTCTCTTCAGGGACGCCGGATGACACAGCGGCAGATCCGGGAACTGGTGAAGAAGTACACGTCTATCGCACTGAAGACCAGCCGCAGCGCCGGCTACAGCCCGCATAAATTGAGGGCGACGGCGGCGACCAGTCTGATCGGACGGGGAAATTCAATTTACGATGTGGCGGCGCTGCTGGATCACGAGCAGGTGACGACAACCCAGCTCTACGCCCGCCATAAGGCGAACGTCAAGAGGGATCTGGTCCACGGCATGGAATGGGAGACCGAGCGGCGGGAGACTGAACGGTACGAGAACGGGCGGCGGAAAACTGAACGGCAGGAGACTGAACAGTATGAGAACGGGCGGCACGAAACTGAACACGGAAACGGAGAGGACAAGAATGAAGAATGA
- a CDS encoding aminotransferase class I/II-fold pyridoxal phosphate-dependent enzyme: protein MKNEIQQLLAEKYSIEDAVIRHVEVCGEQLSRRFSAQDEIREYNQYKVLSALQKNRIADMHFGWTTGYGYDDAGREATERVYAEIFGTEAALVRPTIVNGTHALAITLMGLLRPGDELIYCSGGPYDTLEEVIGIRGRGKGSLADYGVTYRQVELKADGSIDLDSVAAAIGPSTRMVCVQRSTGYSWRKALTIPQIAEWASFVHKEHPDIICMVDNCYGEFTDIREPSEVGADVIAGSLIKNPGGGLALSGGYVCGREDLIEKISYRMTCPGIGAECGLTFGQTRAMLQGLFLAPSVVNSAVKGALLCGQAYSALGYGVCPEPETVRSDIIQAVRLESGEAVVAFCEGIQAAAPVDSFVRPEPWAMPGYEDPVVMAAGAFVQGSSIELSADGPMREPFIVYFQGGLTYEHSKLGVMNSLNRLYRKGLLKGRGLCV from the coding sequence ATGAAGAATGAGATTCAGCAGCTTCTGGCTGAGAAATACAGTATTGAGGACGCGGTGATCAGACACGTGGAAGTATGCGGGGAACAGCTGTCCCGGCGGTTCTCCGCACAGGACGAAATCCGGGAATACAATCAGTACAAGGTTTTGTCCGCCCTGCAGAAAAACCGCATCGCGGATATGCATTTCGGATGGACGACCGGCTACGGCTACGACGATGCCGGCCGAGAGGCGACGGAGCGGGTATATGCTGAAATTTTCGGCACGGAAGCCGCGCTGGTGCGTCCTACGATTGTAAACGGAACTCATGCGCTTGCCATCACGCTGATGGGGCTTCTTCGGCCGGGAGACGAGCTGATCTACTGCAGCGGCGGGCCGTATGACACTCTGGAGGAGGTCATCGGTATCCGGGGCAGGGGAAAGGGTTCACTGGCGGATTACGGGGTAACATACAGGCAGGTGGAACTGAAGGCGGACGGGAGCATTGATCTGGACAGCGTCGCGGCGGCGATCGGTCCCTCCACCAGAATGGTCTGCGTGCAGCGTTCAACGGGCTACAGCTGGAGAAAGGCACTGACGATTCCGCAGATTGCGGAGTGGGCGTCCTTTGTACACAAAGAGCACCCGGACATCATCTGCATGGTCGACAACTGTTACGGGGAATTTACGGATATCCGGGAGCCGTCTGAAGTGGGCGCGGATGTTATCGCGGGTTCACTGATTAAAAATCCGGGCGGCGGACTGGCGCTGTCCGGCGGCTATGTGTGCGGTCGGGAGGACCTGATTGAAAAAATCAGCTATCGAATGACCTGTCCCGGTATCGGTGCGGAGTGCGGTCTGACCTTCGGACAGACCAGAGCGATGCTGCAGGGACTGTTTCTGGCACCTTCTGTGGTGAACAGCGCGGTGAAGGGCGCGCTGCTCTGCGGGCAGGCGTATTCCGCGCTGGGATATGGGGTCTGCCCGGAACCGGAGACGGTGCGATCGGACATTATTCAGGCAGTCCGCCTGGAAAGCGGCGAGGCGGTAGTGGCCTTCTGCGAAGGCATTCAGGCGGCCGCGCCGGTGGATTCCTTTGTGCGCCCTGAGCCCTGGGCCATGCCGGGATATGAGGATCCTGTGGTCATGGCGGCCGGCGCGTTCGTGCAGGGTTCCTCCATCGAGCTCAGCGCTGACGGGCCGATGCGTGAACCGTTTATCGTCTATTTTCAGGGAGGACTGACGTATGAGCATTCTAAACTCGGCGTCATGAATTCTCTGAACCGGCTGTACCGGAAGGGACTTCTGAAGGGAAGGGGACTTTGTGTATGA
- a CDS encoding TVP38/TMEM64 family protein, translating to MSDKKSRGQRLRRALTILKFAVLIAIVVALPIYIIICQRDVISRFRSYTDVIHYLRGFGIKSVLIYLAAEILQIVVSVLPGEVFQFAAGSVFGFFPGLILTLAGCAAGETVSYYLARFLGEDGLELILGKERMGKYVSRFNSEKAYILTFLIYLIPGIPKDLVCYAAGISHMKFRAFLLLSLVGRIPALCGCLLFGDMMMKGNYRGMIVIGAVCGVILLLCFIFRKRVNRFIDQIYEKIS from the coding sequence ATGAGCGACAAAAAAAGCAGGGGGCAGCGGCTGCGCCGCGCTCTGACGATACTTAAATTCGCGGTTCTTATCGCGATTGTCGTCGCCCTGCCGATTTATATCATCATCTGTCAGAGGGATGTGATTTCCAGATTCCGCAGCTACACGGATGTGATCCATTATCTGCGGGGATTCGGCATCAAGAGTGTTCTGATCTATCTTGCGGCGGAAATTCTGCAGATTGTCGTCAGTGTGCTGCCGGGAGAGGTTTTTCAGTTTGCCGCCGGTTCGGTGTTCGGTTTTTTCCCGGGACTTATCCTGACGCTGGCGGGCTGCGCGGCCGGAGAAACCGTTTCCTATTATCTGGCGCGTTTTCTGGGCGAGGACGGACTTGAACTGATTCTCGGAAAGGAGCGAATGGGAAAATATGTAAGCCGCTTCAACAGCGAAAAAGCGTATATCCTGACGTTCCTGATTTACCTGATTCCGGGAATTCCGAAGGATCTGGTATGCTACGCCGCCGGAATCTCTCATATGAAATTCCGTGCCTTTCTGCTGCTCTCACTCGTCGGCAGAATTCCGGCACTGTGCGGCTGTCTGCTGTTCGGCGATATGATGATGAAAGGGAATTACCGGGGAATGATCGTGATCGGCGCTGTCTGCGGCGTGATTCTGCTGCTGTGCTTCATCTTCCGGAAGCGAGTCAACCGGTTTATCGATCAGATTTATGAGAAAATATCGTAA
- a CDS encoding ABC transporter substrate-binding protein codes for MRNRFRKGMILLLALVTATVLLLSGCGAKNSESASGTSGAPEISGLTYSKTMKLDYAKEFNVYYYKDGYRLIDIKDDAKYLIVPKGKKAPEKLSKKIKVLHEPVKNIYLAATASMALFSSMDALDNISMTSLKSGGWSFRSVRDAMNAGKIVYAGKYSEPDYELLLDKKCGLAIESTMIYHTPDVKEMIEDLKIPVMVDRSSYESNPLGRTEWIKLYGALTGHEKQAEAFFEKQEKKISALDDFRNTEKTVAFFYISTDGKAVVRSSKDYVPTMIEMAGGRYVFRKLTDSDGKTSVPMTIEKFYDTAADADYIVYNGSIDSTVRSMNDLIAKDPIMKKFKAVKNGQCYATGASMYQRTDIVGDMILDFHYLVTQKHLSEMKFLTKLK; via the coding sequence ATGAGAAACCGATTCAGGAAAGGAATGATCCTTCTTCTGGCGCTGGTGACCGCCACAGTGCTTCTGCTGTCCGGCTGCGGCGCGAAAAACAGCGAATCAGCTTCGGGCACATCGGGCGCTCCGGAGATCAGCGGGCTGACCTACAGCAAGACCATGAAGCTGGATTATGCGAAGGAATTCAACGTTTACTACTACAAAGACGGGTACAGGCTGATTGACATTAAGGACGATGCGAAGTATCTGATCGTGCCCAAGGGAAAGAAGGCTCCGGAAAAGCTGAGCAAAAAGATTAAGGTTCTTCACGAACCGGTGAAAAACATCTATCTCGCGGCGACCGCGTCCATGGCGCTGTTTTCTTCCATGGACGCTCTGGACAATATTTCCATGACCTCGCTGAAGTCGGGAGGCTGGTCCTTCCGGTCAGTACGGGACGCGATGAACGCAGGGAAAATTGTTTACGCCGGAAAATACAGTGAGCCGGATTACGAGCTGCTGCTGGACAAAAAATGCGGTCTGGCCATTGAATCCACGATGATTTATCATACGCCGGACGTAAAAGAAATGATTGAAGATCTGAAAATCCCCGTCATGGTAGACCGGTCCAGTTACGAATCAAACCCCCTGGGGCGCACAGAGTGGATCAAGCTTTACGGCGCGCTGACCGGACATGAGAAACAGGCTGAGGCCTTCTTTGAAAAACAGGAAAAGAAAATTTCCGCTCTGGACGATTTCAGGAATACGGAGAAAACTGTAGCCTTCTTCTATATATCCACGGACGGAAAAGCAGTGGTGCGCAGCAGCAAAGACTACGTTCCCACGATGATCGAGATGGCCGGCGGCCGGTATGTTTTCAGGAAACTGACGGATTCCGACGGAAAAACCTCCGTTCCGATGACCATTGAAAAGTTCTACGATACGGCCGCAGACGCCGATTATATCGTATACAACGGGAGCATCGACAGCACGGTCCGTTCCATGAACGATTTAATCGCGAAGGACCCGATTATGAAAAAGTTCAAAGCGGTGAAAAACGGACAGTGTTACGCCACGGGAGCATCGATGTATCAGCGGACGGATATCGTCGGTGATATGATTCTGGACTTTCATTATCTCGTGACACAAAAGCATCTGTCCGAAATGAAGTTCCTGACAAAACTGAAGTGA
- a CDS encoding FecCD family ABC transporter permease, whose product MKKNISELPAAAESFQHENLRRRSRYTMVFVLLFAAFCVMTVININSGNVHISLDHIVRILFTGQGDIKETNIIWRIRLPRILTAAILGGALALSGFLLQTFFENPIAGPYVLGISSGAKMVVAFVMIVALKYYSTVSSYTMIVAAFAGSLASVGFILLVARRIQNMAALLVAGIMIGYICSAVTDFIITFASDSDIANLHGWSQGSFSGMSWESVRIVAVVVFVTFALTLCCAKPISAYQLGESYARSIGVNIRVFRIVLILLSSVFSATVTAFAGPISFVGIAVPFLIKGALGTSRPIVVIPGAFVMGAVFCMFCDLIARLAFAPLELNISTVTSVFGAPIVIYMMVSRKRGR is encoded by the coding sequence ATGAAAAAAAATATTTCCGAACTCCCGGCAGCCGCCGAAAGCTTTCAGCACGAAAACCTTCGGCGGCGCAGCCGTTATACCATGGTATTCGTACTGCTGTTCGCCGCGTTCTGCGTGATGACTGTGATCAATATCAATTCCGGTAATGTGCATATATCGCTGGATCATATCGTCAGGATACTTTTCACCGGGCAGGGAGATATCAAGGAAACCAATATTATATGGAGAATCCGTCTCCCCAGGATACTTACGGCGGCCATACTGGGCGGCGCTCTTGCGCTGTCCGGATTTCTGCTTCAGACATTCTTCGAGAATCCGATTGCGGGTCCCTATGTTCTGGGGATCTCTTCCGGCGCGAAAATGGTTGTAGCCTTTGTTATGATCGTCGCGCTGAAATATTATTCCACGGTTTCCTCCTACACGATGATTGTGGCGGCCTTTGCCGGCTCTCTGGCGTCGGTGGGCTTTATTCTGCTGGTTGCCCGAAGGATCCAGAATATGGCGGCGCTGCTGGTGGCGGGAATCATGATCGGCTACATCTGTTCCGCTGTCACGGACTTTATTATTACCTTCGCCAGCGACTCGGATATCGCGAATCTTCACGGCTGGTCTCAGGGCAGTTTTTCCGGGATGAGCTGGGAAAGCGTGCGTATCGTCGCTGTCGTGGTGTTTGTCACGTTCGCTCTGACACTGTGCTGCGCCAAGCCCATCAGCGCCTATCAGCTGGGAGAATCCTATGCGCGCAGTATCGGCGTGAATATTCGTGTGTTCAGGATTGTGCTGATCCTTCTCTCCAGCGTGTTCTCGGCAACAGTGACGGCCTTTGCCGGCCCGATTTCCTTTGTCGGCATCGCGGTGCCGTTCCTGATCAAGGGCGCTCTGGGCACGTCCAGGCCTATTGTTGTGATTCCGGGAGCCTTTGTGATGGGCGCGGTATTCTGCATGTTCTGTGATCTCATCGCACGGCTTGCCTTCGCTCCGCTGGAGCTGAACATCAGCACCGTGACATCCGTCTTCGGAGCACCAATTGTCATCTATATGATGGTCAGCAGAAAGAGAGGCAGATGA
- a CDS encoding ABC transporter ATP-binding protein — protein sequence MNGNYLTLEQLSVGYHSKSLIDDICLNVRRGEIVTLIGPNGAGKSTILKTIARQLTLLRGDVVIDGSSLNEMTFRDLSTRMAVVLTDRPKPELLTCHDIVATGRYPYTGRLGILTHEDEEKVDEALETVHARELGNRDFNAISDGQKQRVMLARAICQEPEIILLDEPTSFLDIRYKLELLSVLRRMAKEKGITIVMTLHEIDLAQKISDRIVCVSGEHAVRAGTPEEIFHSEIIRELYDIDNGFYDPVFGSIELARPEGDTPQVFVISSGGTGIRIYRELQQENVPFAAGILYENDIDYQLASLLACRVISERPFAEISSETYEQAVGEMEQCQRVIYAGVPRGGINARLFDLVRLAADKGILEEV from the coding sequence ATGAACGGGAATTATCTGACACTTGAACAGCTTTCCGTGGGATATCACAGCAAAAGCCTCATTGACGATATCTGTCTGAACGTCCGCAGAGGGGAGATTGTGACGCTCATCGGACCCAACGGCGCCGGAAAATCCACAATTCTGAAGACAATCGCCCGTCAGCTCACCCTGCTGCGCGGTGACGTGGTTATCGACGGGAGCAGTCTGAACGAGATGACTTTCCGGGATCTGTCCACACGTATGGCTGTGGTTCTTACAGACCGTCCGAAGCCGGAGCTTCTGACCTGTCACGATATCGTAGCGACCGGACGGTATCCGTATACCGGGCGTCTGGGAATTCTGACCCATGAGGACGAGGAGAAGGTGGACGAGGCGCTGGAGACGGTTCACGCACGCGAGCTTGGAAACCGTGATTTCAATGCGATCAGTGACGGGCAGAAACAGCGTGTGATGCTCGCCCGGGCAATCTGCCAGGAACCGGAAATCATCCTTCTGGACGAGCCGACATCGTTTCTGGACATCCGTTACAAGCTTGAGCTCCTGAGCGTCCTGCGCCGAATGGCCAAAGAAAAGGGAATCACTATCGTCATGACCCTCCACGAAATCGATCTCGCACAGAAAATCTCGGATCGGATTGTCTGTGTCAGCGGGGAGCACGCAGTCCGGGCCGGAACGCCGGAGGAGATTTTTCATTCGGAGATTATACGGGAGCTTTACGATATCGACAACGGATTCTATGATCCCGTGTTCGGAAGCATCGAGCTGGCAAGGCCGGAGGGAGATACGCCGCAGGTCTTTGTGATATCCTCAGGAGGAACCGGCATCCGGATCTACCGGGAGCTTCAGCAGGAGAATGTTCCCTTCGCCGCAGGCATTCTGTATGAGAACGATATTGATTATCAGCTGGCTTCGCTCCTGGCCTGCAGGGTGATAAGCGAACGTCCGTTTGCGGAGATTTCTTCTGAAACCTATGAGCAGGCAGTGGGGGAGATGGAACAATGTCAGAGAGTAATCTATGCGGGGGTTCCCAGAGGCGGAATCAACGCCCGTCTGTTTGATCTCGTCAGGCTTGCGGCGGACAAAGGAATCCTGGAGGAGGTCTGA
- a CDS encoding cell division suppressor protein YneA produces MMRKMRIASKFRFTIFAVIVLLTVFTVFSTLAGFNTANSLSMDQYRCVEVESGDTLWSIAAEYAPDNKDVRQIVYDICETNDIQANDIASGQKILVPVYD; encoded by the coding sequence ATGATGAGGAAGATGAGGATTGCATCGAAGTTCAGATTTACAATATTTGCGGTCATTGTGCTGCTGACGGTATTCACAGTGTTTTCGACGCTTGCAGGATTCAATACAGCGAACAGTTTATCAATGGATCAGTACAGATGCGTGGAGGTTGAATCTGGTGATACCTTATGGTCGATTGCGGCCGAATATGCTCCGGACAATAAAGATGTCCGTCAGATCGTATATGATATCTGTGAGACTAATGATATACAGGCAAACGACATTGCATCGGGACAGAAAATCCTCGTACCGGTGTATGATTGA